One Vicugna pacos chromosome 12, VicPac4, whole genome shotgun sequence genomic window carries:
- the LOC102531370 gene encoding apolipoprotein L3-like, which yields MTSVRLLYCLDKEWFFEAVIECLWNILNSEELLHLLTEVLNRFEKEENLSRGESAALREYLDDLKTLLALKDKYSLLKEKLNRKRFLKKFPQVKRELEECIGKLCALADKVDKVHRDCTITQVSGTLAGVASGILAIAGLALAPVTAGVSLALSATGLGLGAAAAVTGVTTSVVERVVTSSAETEANDLISPAINRWKAVKEVLLQSRPQIVSAAEILREVQQIEKYIWAIELLRANPGLAADVQRFLTTGQLSVQSSRQVQEVLKGTALAMSTGARAIGMAATGFSLLLNMGFLMNESANLISGAKSESAVRLRQRALDLERRLEELTQIYEILL from the exons ATAAGGAGTGGTTTTTTGAGGCTGTCATTGAGTGCCTCTGGAACATATTGAACAGCGAGGAACTCCTACACCTGCTGACTGAAGTCCTAAATAGatttgagaaggaggaaaatTTATCAAG GGGAGAGTCAGCTGCACTACGCGAATACCTGGATGACCTGAAGACACTCTTGGCCCTCAAGGACAAATACAGCCTGCTAAAGGAGAAGCTGAATAggaagagatttttaaagaagtttcctCAGGTGAAACGGGAGCTTGAGGAATGCATAGGAAAGCTCTGTGCACTTGCAGACAAGGTGGACAAGGTTCACAGGGACTGCACCATCACCCAGGTGTCAGGCACCTTGGCTGGTGTTGCGTCTGGCATCCTGGCCATCGCTGGCCTGGCTCTGGCACCTGTGACAGCGGGGGTCAGTCTGGCACTCTCGGCAACTGGGTTAGGGCTGGGGGCTGCAGCTGCCGTGACCGGTGTGACCACGAGTGTTGTGGAACGTGTTGTCACGTCGTCAGCAGAAACTGAAGCCAATGACCTAATCTCACCTGCCATCAACAGATGGAAAGCGGTTAAGGAGGTTTTACTGCAGAGCCGGCCCCAAATTGTTTCTGCAGCAGAGATACTCAGAGAAGTGCAACAGATTGAAAAGTATATCTGGGCCATCGAGCTGCTCAGAGCCAACCCTGGCTTAGCAGCAGATGTGCAGCGCTTCCTGACCACTGGGCAACTCTCAGTCCAAAGCAGCAGGCAGGTGCAGGAAGTTCTTAAAGGCACAGCTCTGGCAATGAGCACAGGAGCCCGGGCCATTGGTATGGCCGCTACAGGTTTCTCCCTTCTCCTAAACATGGGTTTCCTGATGAATGAGTCAGCGAACCTGATTTCGGGGGCAAAGTCAGAGTCTGCTGTACGGCTAAGGCAGCGGGCCCTGGATCTGGAGAGGAGGTTGGAGGAGCTCACTCAGATCTATGAGATTCTGCTGTAG